GGAAGGACAGACGTACCACAGATGGACAGAAGGAAGGAGAGACGTACTACAGACGGACAGAAGGAAGGACAGACGTACCACAGACGGACAGATGGAAGGACAGACGTACCACAGACGGACAGAAGGAAGGACAGACGTACCACAGACGGACAGATGGAAGGACAGACGTACCACAGACGGACAGAAGGAAGGACAGACATACCACAGACGGACAGAAGGAAGGACAGACGTACCACAGACGGACAGAAGGAAGGACAGACGTACCACAGATGGACAGAAGGAAGGACAGACGTACAGAAGGAAGGACAGACGTACCACAGACGGACAGAAGGAAGGACAGACGGACAGAAGGAAGGACAGACGTACCGCAGACGGACAGAAGGAAGGACAGACGTACCACAAACGGACAGATGGAAGGACGGAAGAGAGTTTGATGAGACGAACCGATGTACGAAGCAAAATACTGTAAAATGCCACAAGCAGCTCTGTAGTGTCTCGAGAACTGGTTTTACCAGGTGGACGACTTGATGTAGAGACAACTCGCCCATTACGAGAATACGATCTCGTGCAGGACGATCGATTGTAGTCATCCGTCATTGACAAAGGCAGCCGTCGCTGTCAAATCGTGGCGCTTATATTTACAAGTGTTTGTCATACTAGAATACCCTTTATCAATATTTACTGCAATATGACCGTTACTGACGTCAGTTCAGGATGTTTATTGGCAGGGGTTTAAGACAGTTTGATATGGGtgactatatatgtatatcacataaAACACATAAAAGACAATTTTTGACAAGTGTCATGTCTGGGCTTAAAACTCGCGATCCACGGCACTAGCTCGCCTAGcctaaaaaatatgttttgctGCTATCGACTACGCCACAACCTCCCAAAAAGGGAAGGGGGGTCGTAATGGTATAGTGATGATGAAAAGTCAGATATTGTCGTCATGGAAACAAATTGCCTGGGTCGCTATGTATATGATTTAAATGGAGGCACCTTTTACAAATATTGTACACCCAATGTTTTTCTAGCATCATGAAATTATATGAAACAGGTGCTATATAAACATTCTACCACAATATATGGGTACAAACTgtaaatgcgttttgattggccGACACGTTGACCTTTGACCGCGACTACTTTTTAATCACGTATTTGTGacgttttgattggctgacacgTGAAGGTCGCTTCGATGATAACAAACAAAAAGTAGTCCGCTTTCTATCAATTTGATGATTTGATGATTATTAACTTATCACTTActtataatttgaaaaaagttTAATACTTCCGCATATTATAAAATTGTCAGTTTTACATATAAATTAGCGGCATTTCAATACAGGGCATACCATTACGCTCCAAATGACATCGTAACCATTCTcgaaatagtttttttttattgcaatgGGGCCacaaaaactgttttttttttattgtatatgacatttattcactctcgttagttatctttacaaaagttacaaaaacaatCGCTAAAGCtggtgtttttgtaacttttgaaaaataaataactcCAGTGAAATAAATCCCAAATACAATAACACGTAACCTCGGGTTATAATAAGTGAAAACAACACCgtaatagtttgtataaatattttaatctCTGTTTTAAGTTTAATGTATCACATAAGGTTTTTTTAAGTTCCAGGAATGATAGATCGTTATCATAAATTACATTGACGGCaccaattttaataaaaaattccAGTCTTTATCTGACAAGAAATTGGTGTCAATGACATAAAAACAGTGAATACAAACTGGCTACTAGGGAAAACGATATATACACGGGTTTTGTGATGAAATATTCTAATATTTCACAGGCTTCAATTAAAACCGACATTTCAAGAATTTTGTTGTGACGTCAAACGCACCAATCAAATGTCAGGAAAAAGAGGAGAAAGTAATCACTGAATCAATAgaaactatacatgtataaaaaagaCGACATTTTACTTTCGATCATTTCGTCGTTTTAACGATAAGAACCCGATAAATTACATACAGCCTTTGACTTCGTTCTCGGTTAGTATGCTTATCGTCGGGTTAATAGCACGACGCACTGACCTCGGCAAAATGATTTTAACTGTATAGCATGcatgataataataatacatgGTAAATATTACCAATATTATCGCTGAAATGATCCCAGAAAAGCGCAAGCGCATATACGTCTCTCTATTAACAGTATGGCTTCAAAGTGAACACGATACCTTCACGTATCTTTGTCATAAAAGTATGGCATCAAAGTGAGCACAGGGTAGCACGTAACTCTCTCACTAAAGTATGGCCTCAAACTGAGCACAGGATAGCACGTAACTACTCTCTCACTAAAGTATGGCCTCAAACTGAGCACAGGATAGCACGTAACTACTCTCTCACTGAAGTATGGCATCAAAGTGAGCACAGGATAGCACGTAACTACTCTCTCACTAAAGTATGGCCTCAAAGTGAGCACAGGATAGCACGTAACTACTCTCTCACTAAAGTATGGCCTCAAACTGAGCACAGGATAGCACGTAACTACTCTCTCACTAAAGTATGGCCTCAAACTGAGCACAGGATAGTACGTAACTACTCTCTCACTAAAGTATGGTCTCAAACTGAGCACAGGATAGCACGTAACTACTCTCTCACTAAAGTATGGTCTCAAACTGAGCACAGGATAGCACGTAACTACTCTCTCACTAAACTATGGCCTCAAACTGAGCACAGGATAGCACGTAACTAATGTCTCACTAAAGTATGGCGTGAATACAGAACATCTGTAATCAAGTAAGGTCTCAACCTGTACTCAGAACAACAGATTTTTGTCTCTGTAATTTAAGCATTGCCCCAAAATGAGAAAAGGAAATCACGTTTTTGCCTATAACTACAGCAAAGCACAACTAACCGAAGTAATTCATAATAGTTTTACATACGGTCACTACCGATACGAATTGGCTAATGCTCTACACAGAACTCTTATTTCAGAATTAAGAGTAGACTAAGACTACTACAGAGAACAATTCCAAAATTCACAGGACTTTTatttcagaagtaagagtagacttAGGActgctacagaggacacttaaAAAAATACAGGACTCTTATTTCAGAAGTGTAGACATAGGActgctacagaggacacttattTCAGAAATGAAAGTAGACTAGGACTGTTACAGAGGACatttatttcagaaatgaaaGTAGACTAGGActgctacagaggacacttattTCAGAAATGAAAGTAGGCTAGGACCGCTGCCGAGAGTAGGTTACGGCCTGATTTTTATAACGAAAACTGAGAAATCTTTGTCTTGTAGGTCTTAACACTTCCTATCATCTTAGATTTTAAGGGACCAAAATAAATTCCTAAATTTGACTCGAGACAAGTTCTTAAAGATAACACGGTCTACCAGTAAAGGTTGATGTCTTTTTTCGGTTCCAATATTGTGTGTCAAACTGTCGACTGTCGACAACgtggtatgtttttttttctgttgtgcTTAATACACAAAAGCTGTATTGGCCTGGGACCTTTGGCAACTACACATCTCAAGAGATTTATTGATGGAATCTACGAATGTTGTTTTCAGTAAGCCTTTTGTCGATAAACCTGGTCAATGTCTTAGTGATTAACCAAATAATTCGACAACATCTTCATAATCACACATGCGCATCACCTGGAATTGGACACTTATTCATTAATCAATATGTATCATAATTCATTAGCTAACAGTTTAGCTTTAAACGTATTATTTCCGCATTACATGATTGGCGGAAGTTCTCTTGGACCCGGAGGTTTCCTAGAAGCTACCCCATGATACAGAAAATAAAGCACCAAAGGCAGAAAACAGGAAACAGGAAAAGACTTCAGAAACACTAAATATCAtgcggtatatatatatatatctatatatttaggATTCAATAATATAATCTAATACGATGTAACAAACATAGAATAACGAAATATAACAGTCACAGTTTGGCAACATaacttgtaaaaaaaaaaaaaaaaaaaaacaatcgcaAAATCAACATAAATTTTATAACACATGATAGCATTAGAAACTCTCAGCAATGGTATTCGTGTTAACAAAATTCCCACCACTGAATCTGTATGGAAGGCTGCTTGCCtgtaaaatacatacaaaaacatCGCAAAATTACTGTTAATGAAGTAGTTAACGATGGTTCAGTTTTTATGGTTAAAAAATTCGTGGGCATTATGTAACAGgccaattattttaaaatgtatttatttcttgcGGTTTTATTTCAACCCCGAAAATAGCGATAAAGATAACCCCACGAGAAAAAAACCAAATCTGCAGTATGATACCATCAACTAGCTAGGAAAGCAGTAACATTTCTCAGTAAGGCATTTGTCTTTAAACTTTCGGCAACCTGTAAAAAGCTCTTcaccaaagaaaacaacagGTGTCATGCATGTTTTTAACTTAATTTAGGAACTTTACCATACTTTCTCAGCCAAAGAAGGGATTGCTGGGCATATACTAACTACAGGTACCCACTGTCTGTCCACACGTCCGTCCGTCCACATGTCTGtccacactgtctgtccacacgTCTGTCCATACTCTGTAGCTTCGATAGACAAACATCTATTCTGTAGTAACTTTTATCGTTCTCGGCCCAAGTAGTCGTAGGAATCTTTTACCACTGCCCCCGTCCACCTACGAAATACTTATCGACCCATCCGCCCGATTTCTCCCTTTGAACGATACACAGGATACTTTAGATATGTCTGAAAAATTTGTCAGATATTACAGA
Above is a window of Pecten maximus chromosome 7, xPecMax1.1, whole genome shotgun sequence DNA encoding:
- the LOC117331180 gene encoding TRAF3-interacting protein 1-like, encoding MNGIVNELLYATEKKNRRTTDGQMEGQTYHRWTEGRRDVLQTDRRKDRRTTDGQMEGQTYHRRTEGRTDVPQTDRWKDRRTTDGQKEGQTYHRRTEGRTDVPQTDRRKDRRTTDGQKEGQTYRRKDRRTTDGQKEGQTDRRKDRRTADGQKEGQTYHKRTDGRTEESLMRRTDVRSKIL